In Oikeobacillus pervagus, a single window of DNA contains:
- the rplL gene encoding 50S ribosomal protein L7/L12: MTKEQIIDAIKEMTVLELNDLVKAIEEEFGVTAAAPVAVMGGAAGGDAAAEKTEFDVILASAGGQKIKVIKVVREITGLGLKDAKELVDNAPKALKEGIAKEEAEELKAKLEEVGAEVEVK, from the coding sequence ATGACTAAAGAACAAATCATTGATGCGATTAAAGAAATGACAGTTCTAGAATTAAACGATTTAGTAAAAGCAATTGAAGAAGAATTCGGCGTAACTGCAGCTGCTCCTGTAGCTGTTATGGGTGGCGCTGCTGGTGGCGACGCTGCTGCTGAAAAAACAGAATTTGATGTAATTCTTGCTAGCGCAGGCGGACAAAAAATCAAGGTTATCAAAGTGGTTCGTGAAATCACTGGTCTTGGACTTAAAGATGCAAAAGAACTTGTTGATAATGCTCCAAAAGCACTTAAAGAAGGTATTGCGAAAGAAGAAGCTGAAGAACTTAAAGCTAAACTTGAAGAAGTTGGCGCTGAAGTAGAAGTTAAGTAA
- the sigH gene encoding RNA polymerase sporulation sigma factor SigH has product MGVSLNYRLSTEKFEHLNDEPIVELVHQGDTDALDYLIHKYKNFVRAKARSYFLIGADKEDIVQEGMIGLYKAIRDYKEDKLTTFKAFAELCITRQIITAIKTATRQKHIPLNSYVSLDKPIYDEESDRTLLDVITGAKVTDPEELIINREQYDNIEGKMNELLSDLERKVLALYLDGQTYQEISEELNRHVKSIDNALQRVKRKLERYLEVREITI; this is encoded by the coding sequence ATGGGAGTGAGCTTGAATTATCGTTTAAGTACTGAAAAGTTTGAACATTTGAATGACGAACCTATCGTAGAATTAGTTCATCAAGGTGATACTGATGCTTTAGACTATTTAATTCATAAGTACAAAAATTTTGTAAGAGCGAAAGCGCGTTCCTATTTCTTGATTGGAGCTGACAAGGAAGATATTGTTCAAGAAGGAATGATAGGACTTTATAAAGCCATTCGTGATTACAAAGAAGACAAGTTAACGACCTTTAAAGCCTTCGCTGAACTCTGTATTACTAGACAGATTATTACAGCTATTAAAACGGCCACTCGTCAAAAACATATACCTCTTAATTCCTATGTTTCCTTAGACAAGCCTATATATGATGAAGAATCAGATCGGACACTTTTGGACGTGATTACAGGTGCGAAGGTGACAGATCCGGAAGAATTGATTATTAATAGAGAACAATATGATAATATTGAAGGGAAAATGAATGAACTATTAAGTGATTTAGAAAGAAAAGTATTAGCTCTTTACTTAGATGGCCAGACTTACCAGGAAATCTCAGAAGAACTAAATAGACATGTGAAATCCATTGATAATGCCCTACAAAGAGTGAAGAGAAAGCTTGAGCGATATTTAGAAGTCCGTGAGATTACTATATAG
- the rplJ gene encoding 50S ribosomal protein L10 codes for MSSVIEAKKQIVEEIADKFKGSATSVVVDYRGLNVAEVTELRKQLREAGVEFKVYKNTLTRRAAEAAELAGLNESLTGPNAIAFSAEDVIAPAKILNEFAKNNEALEIKAGVIEGNVATVEEIKALAELPSREGLLSMLLSVLQAPIRNFALATKAVADQKEEEQGA; via the coding sequence ATGAGCAGCGTAATCGAAGCAAAGAAACAAATCGTTGAAGAAATTGCTGATAAATTTAAAGGTAGTGCAACATCTGTAGTTGTGGATTACCGTGGACTAAATGTTGCAGAGGTAACAGAACTTCGTAAACAACTTCGCGAAGCAGGCGTTGAATTTAAAGTTTACAAAAATACTTTAACACGTCGTGCAGCTGAAGCAGCAGAATTAGCAGGTTTAAACGAATCTCTTACTGGACCAAACGCAATTGCATTTAGTGCAGAAGATGTAATCGCACCAGCAAAAATTCTTAATGAATTTGCTAAAAATAACGAAGCTTTAGAAATTAAAGCAGGTGTAATTGAAGGAAATGTTGCAACTGTAGAGGAAATCAAAGCTCTTGCTGAACTTCCATCACGCGAAGGACTTCTTTCAATGTTGCTTAGCGTACTTCAAGCACCTATTCGTAACTTCGCTCTTGCTACTAAAGCAGTGGCAGATCAAAAAGAAGAAGAACAAGGCGCATAA
- the secE gene encoding preprotein translocase subunit SecE yields the protein MSGLIQFFRNVNSEMRKVSWPKKKELVSYTVTVITTVVLLSLFFAGIDLGISSLIEWILKQ from the coding sequence ATGTCAGGCTTAATACAGTTTTTCCGCAATGTGAACAGTGAGATGAGGAAAGTAAGTTGGCCGAAGAAGAAAGAGTTAGTAAGCTATACCGTTACGGTCATTACAACAGTTGTTTTGCTTTCTCTCTTTTTTGCAGGAATAGATTTAGGGATTTCATCCTTAATTGAATGGATTTTAAAACAATAA
- the nusG gene encoding transcription termination/antitermination protein NusG, whose amino-acid sequence MEKNWYVVHTYSGYENKVKANLEKRVESMGMQDKIFRVIVPEEEETNIKNGKKKVTKRKVFPGYVLVEIIMTDDSWYVVRNTPGVTGFVGSSGSGSKPTPLLPEEAQTILKQMGLEEKRMDIQFEVGETVTVKEGPFANFAGKIEEMDHDKGKIKVLVNMFGRETPVELDFDQVEKL is encoded by the coding sequence ATGGAGAAAAATTGGTATGTTGTCCACACATATTCCGGATATGAAAACAAAGTAAAAGCGAATTTGGAAAAACGGGTTGAATCAATGGGAATGCAAGACAAAATTTTCCGAGTGATTGTCCCTGAAGAAGAGGAAACAAATATTAAAAACGGTAAAAAGAAAGTAACCAAAAGAAAAGTATTCCCTGGTTACGTGTTAGTAGAGATTATTATGACAGATGATTCATGGTATGTTGTACGAAATACACCAGGGGTAACGGGTTTTGTTGGTTCCTCGGGTTCTGGATCAAAACCAACACCACTATTACCAGAAGAAGCACAGACCATCTTAAAACAAATGGGCTTAGAAGAAAAACGAATGGATATTCAATTTGAAGTCGGTGAAACGGTGACAGTCAAAGAAGGACCTTTTGCTAATTTTGCTGGAAAAATTGAAGAAATGGATCATGATAAAGGAAAAATAAAAGTGTTAGTTAATATGTTCGGACGTGAAACACCAGTAGAATTAGATTTCGATCAAGTTGAGAAATTATAG
- a CDS encoding Mini-ribonuclease 3: MLQFEPLENAKQINSLALAYMGDAVFEVYVRHHLLHTGKVKPNQLHREATHYVSAKSQASILKALKDEGFLTEEEVAVVRRGRNAKSGTVPKNTDVQTYRYSTAFEALMGYLFLTNQNSRMVEIIQESFTLVDQQKGGKNS; the protein is encoded by the coding sequence ATGTTACAATTTGAACCTCTTGAGAATGCCAAACAGATCAATAGTTTAGCATTAGCTTATATGGGGGATGCCGTATTTGAAGTATATGTTCGGCACCACCTTTTACATACCGGGAAAGTAAAACCGAATCAATTGCATCGGGAAGCAACCCATTATGTTTCAGCAAAATCTCAAGCATCTATATTAAAAGCGTTGAAGGATGAGGGATTTTTAACAGAGGAAGAAGTAGCGGTTGTGAGACGAGGGAGAAATGCCAAGTCTGGGACGGTCCCCAAAAATACAGATGTTCAAACATACCGCTATAGCACCGCTTTTGAAGCGCTAATGGGATATTTGTTTTTAACAAATCAAAATTCGAGAATGGTGGAAATCATTCAAGAATCATTTACATTGGTAGACCAACAGAAAGGAGGAAAAAACTCATGA
- the rpmG gene encoding 50S ribosomal protein L33 codes for MRKKVVLACSECGSRNYSTMGGSSHGQRLEVKKFCKNCNRHTLHKETK; via the coding sequence ATGAGAAAAAAAGTTGTATTAGCTTGTTCGGAATGTGGTTCGAGAAATTACTCAACCATGGGAGGTAGCAGCCACGGACAGAGATTAGAAGTTAAGAAATTTTGTAAGAATTGTAATCGCCATACTCTTCATAAAGAAACGAAATAG
- the rlmB gene encoding 23S rRNA (guanosine(2251)-2'-O)-methyltransferase RlmB, whose product MNQQEYIAGRNPVLEALRSDREINKIWIADGTQKGGPIQQILKKAKEANVLVQFVPKQKIDQFVQEHHQGVVAQVAAYQYAELDDLFTRAEQRDETPFFLLLDEIEDPHNLGSIMRTADAVGAHGIIIPKRRAVGLTATVAKASTGAIEYIPVVRVTNLARTIDELKERGMWIAGTDAKGQDDYRQLDGTLPIGLVIGSEGRGMGRLIKDKCDFLIRLPMVGQVTSLNASVAASLLMYEVYRKRNPLGN is encoded by the coding sequence ATGAATCAACAGGAATATATTGCGGGAAGAAATCCTGTGTTAGAAGCTTTACGTTCAGATCGAGAAATTAATAAAATTTGGATTGCTGATGGAACTCAAAAAGGGGGTCCCATTCAGCAAATTTTAAAAAAGGCGAAGGAAGCGAATGTATTAGTTCAATTTGTTCCGAAGCAAAAAATTGATCAGTTTGTCCAGGAACATCATCAAGGGGTCGTAGCTCAAGTTGCGGCCTATCAATATGCTGAGTTAGATGACTTGTTTACACGGGCTGAACAAAGGGATGAAACCCCATTCTTTTTACTATTAGATGAGATTGAAGACCCCCATAATTTAGGGTCGATCATGAGAACGGCTGATGCTGTGGGTGCTCATGGGATTATTATACCGAAGAGAAGAGCCGTAGGATTAACAGCAACGGTAGCGAAAGCCTCAACGGGAGCAATAGAATATATCCCCGTCGTTAGGGTAACGAATCTAGCCCGAACAATAGATGAATTAAAGGAAAGAGGAATGTGGATTGCCGGAACAGATGCGAAAGGACAGGATGATTATCGACAACTAGATGGTACACTTCCAATTGGGTTAGTAATCGGCAGTGAGGGACGTGGGATGGGTCGACTAATTAAGGATAAATGCGATTTTCTCATTCGTCTCCCAATGGTTGGACAAGTTACTTCCTTAAACGCATCTGTTGCAGCAAGCTTGCTCATGTATGAGGTTTATCGTAAACGAAATCCTCTAGGGAACTGA
- the rpoB gene encoding DNA-directed RNA polymerase subunit beta, with product MTGQLVQYGRHRQRRSYARISEVLELPNLIEIQTSSYQWFLDEGLREMFQDISPIEDFTGNLSLEFIDYSLGEPKYPVDESKERDVTYSAPLRVKVRLVNKETGEVKDQEVFMGDFPLMTETGTFVINGAERVIVSQLVRSPSVYYSGKIDKNGKKGFTATVIPNRGAWLEYETDAKDIVHVRIDRTRKLPVTVLLRALGFGSDQEIIDLIGDNEYIRNTLEKDNTESTEKALIEIYERLRPGEPPTVENAKSLLISRFFDPKRYDLANVGRYKINKKLHIKNRLFGQRLAETLADPETGEIIAEAGTVLDRRTLDKILPHLMNGIGFKTFRQNGSVVEEDVVLQSIKIYAPNTEEEKVINVIGNGFLDEDVKHITPADIISSISYFFNLLYNVGNTDDIDHLGNRRLRSVGELLQNQFRIGLSRMERVVRERMSIQDTNTITPQQLINIRPVIASIKEFFGSSQLSQFMDQTNPLAELTHKRRLSALGPGGLTRERAGMEVRDVHYSHYGRMCPIETPEGPNIGLINSLSSYAKVNRFGFIETPYRRIDPETGKVTDHIDYLTADEEDHYVVAQANVRLSDDGAFLDDEVVARFRGENTVVKQERVDYMDVSPKQVVSAATACIPFLENDDSNRALMGANMQRQAVPLMQPEAPIVGTGMEYVSAKDSGAAVICKHPGIVERVEAREVWVRRVTEVDGQEIQGDLDRYRLQKFIRSNQGTCYNQRPIVQVGDRVVKGEILADGPSMEQGELALGRNVLVGFMTWDGYNYEDAIIMSERLVKDDVYTSIHIEEYESESRDTKLGPEEITRDIPNVGEDALRNLDERGIIRIGAEVKDGDLLVGKVTPKGVTELTAEERLLHAIFGEKAREVRDTSLRVPHGGGGIVLDVKVFNREDGDELPPGVNQLVRVYIVQKRKISEGDKMAGRHGNKGVISKILPEEDMPYLPDGTPIDIMLNPLGVPSRMNIGQVLELHLGMAARRLGIHVATPVFDGATEDDVWETIEESGMPRDAKSILYDGRTGEPFDNRVSVGIMYMIKLAHMVDDKLHARSTGPYSLVTQQPLGGKAQFGGQRFGEMEVWALEAYGAAYTLQEILTVKSDDVVGRVKTYEAIVKGENVPEPGVPESFKVLMKELQSLGLDVKILSGDDKEIEMRDLEDEEELQQADTLNIASEKKEENEKVTTRE from the coding sequence TTGACAGGTCAACTAGTTCAGTATGGACGACACCGCCAACGCAGAAGTTATGCTCGTATCAGTGAAGTTTTAGAATTACCAAATCTAATTGAAATCCAAACATCCTCATATCAATGGTTTCTTGATGAGGGCTTAAGGGAAATGTTCCAAGACATTTCTCCTATTGAAGACTTTACTGGTAATCTTTCTCTAGAATTCATTGATTATAGTCTAGGGGAGCCAAAATATCCCGTAGATGAATCGAAAGAGCGAGATGTTACATATTCAGCTCCGCTTAGAGTGAAAGTCCGACTAGTAAATAAGGAAACCGGTGAAGTAAAGGACCAAGAAGTATTTATGGGAGACTTCCCATTAATGACTGAAACGGGAACGTTTGTTATAAACGGGGCGGAACGTGTTATTGTTTCCCAGCTTGTTCGTTCACCAAGTGTTTATTACAGTGGGAAAATCGATAAGAACGGAAAGAAAGGTTTTACAGCTACTGTTATTCCAAACCGTGGTGCTTGGCTTGAGTATGAAACAGATGCCAAGGACATTGTACATGTTCGTATAGACCGTACACGTAAATTACCAGTGACAGTATTGCTACGTGCTCTTGGGTTTGGCTCTGATCAAGAAATCATCGATCTAATAGGTGATAACGAATATATTCGTAACACTTTAGAAAAAGACAATACTGAAAGTACAGAAAAGGCTTTAATTGAAATATATGAGCGCCTTCGACCTGGTGAACCACCAACTGTTGAAAATGCGAAAAGTTTATTAATTTCAAGATTTTTCGACCCAAAACGCTATGATTTAGCGAATGTAGGCCGCTACAAAATTAATAAAAAGCTTCATATCAAAAACCGCTTATTTGGTCAAAGATTAGCAGAAACGTTAGCAGATCCAGAAACAGGCGAAATCATTGCTGAAGCTGGGACAGTTCTAGATCGGAGAACATTGGATAAAATCCTTCCACATTTAATGAATGGAATCGGTTTTAAAACATTTCGTCAAAATGGTAGTGTGGTTGAAGAAGATGTTGTCCTGCAATCCATTAAGATTTACGCACCAAATACTGAAGAAGAGAAGGTTATTAATGTTATTGGAAATGGGTTCCTAGATGAAGATGTGAAACATATTACACCTGCAGACATTATTTCTTCCATCAGTTATTTCTTTAACTTATTATATAACGTGGGAAATACAGATGACATCGATCATTTAGGAAATCGCCGACTACGTTCAGTTGGTGAGTTATTACAAAACCAATTTCGAATTGGATTATCGAGAATGGAACGCGTTGTTCGTGAAAGAATGTCCATTCAAGATACAAATACCATTACGCCACAACAATTAATTAATATTCGACCAGTCATTGCATCAATTAAAGAATTCTTCGGAAGCTCCCAATTATCACAGTTCATGGATCAAACAAACCCGCTAGCTGAATTAACTCACAAGCGTCGTTTATCCGCATTAGGGCCTGGGGGATTAACCCGTGAACGTGCTGGGATGGAAGTGCGGGATGTGCATTATTCCCACTATGGACGTATGTGTCCGATTGAGACACCAGAGGGTCCAAATATCGGGTTAATTAACTCTTTATCTTCCTATGCAAAGGTGAATCGATTTGGGTTTATTGAAACTCCATATCGACGAATTGACCCGGAAACTGGAAAGGTAACCGACCATATCGACTATTTAACAGCAGATGAAGAAGATCATTACGTCGTTGCACAGGCGAATGTTCGTTTAAGTGACGATGGCGCATTTTTAGATGATGAAGTCGTTGCTCGTTTCCGTGGGGAGAATACAGTTGTAAAACAAGAACGTGTAGATTACATGGATGTTTCTCCAAAACAAGTAGTGTCTGCAGCGACAGCGTGTATTCCATTCTTAGAGAATGATGACTCCAACCGTGCGTTAATGGGGGCAAACATGCAACGTCAAGCAGTACCTTTGATGCAACCAGAGGCTCCAATTGTAGGAACAGGAATGGAGTATGTTTCGGCAAAGGATTCTGGTGCGGCAGTCATTTGCAAACACCCTGGAATTGTTGAACGTGTAGAAGCACGTGAAGTTTGGGTGCGTCGAGTGACAGAAGTGGATGGACAAGAAATTCAAGGAGATTTGGATCGATATCGCTTACAAAAATTTATCCGATCCAACCAAGGAACTTGTTATAATCAACGTCCAATCGTTCAAGTAGGAGACCGTGTTGTAAAAGGTGAAATTTTAGCAGATGGCCCTTCAATGGAACAAGGTGAACTTGCTCTTGGTCGAAATGTGTTGGTAGGCTTCATGACTTGGGACGGATATAACTATGAAGATGCCATCATTATGAGTGAACGTCTTGTGAAAGATGATGTATATACTTCAATCCATATTGAAGAATATGAATCAGAATCACGTGATACAAAACTCGGACCTGAAGAAATTACACGTGACATACCTAACGTCGGTGAAGATGCGTTAAGAAACTTAGATGAACGTGGAATTATCCGGATTGGGGCTGAAGTGAAGGATGGAGACCTATTAGTAGGGAAAGTCACTCCTAAGGGTGTAACCGAATTAACAGCTGAGGAGAGACTTCTACATGCGATCTTCGGTGAGAAGGCACGTGAAGTTCGTGACACGTCTCTAAGAGTTCCACATGGTGGTGGAGGAATTGTCCTTGATGTGAAAGTCTTCAATCGTGAAGATGGAGATGAATTACCACCAGGTGTTAACCAACTAGTCCGTGTTTATATTGTACAGAAACGTAAGATTTCTGAAGGAGATAAGATGGCTGGTCGTCACGGTAATAAGGGGGTAATATCCAAAATATTACCAGAGGAAGATATGCCGTATTTACCTGACGGAACACCAATTGACATCATGTTGAATCCATTAGGGGTTCCTTCACGTATGAACATCGGGCAGGTGCTTGAGTTACATCTCGGTATGGCGGCAAGAAGACTTGGTATCCATGTAGCAACCCCTGTATTTGATGGGGCTACTGAGGATGACGTTTGGGAAACAATCGAAGAATCTGGTATGCCAAGAGATGCGAAAAGTATCTTATACGACGGTCGGACAGGTGAACCATTCGATAACCGAGTATCCGTCGGTATTATGTATATGATTAAACTTGCGCATATGGTTGATGATAAATTACATGCACGCTCAACTGGACCATACTCACTCGTAACACAGCAACCACTCGGAGGAAAAGCACAATTCGGTGGACAGCGATTCGGTGAAATGGAAGTATGGGCACTTGAAGCTTATGGCGCAGCTTATACACTTCAAGAAATCCTTACTGTGAAGTCGGATGATGTTGTTGGGCGCGTAAAAACTTACGAGGCCATTGTGAAAGGTGAGAACGTACCAGAACCAGGAGTTCCAGAATCATTCAAAGTGCTAATGAAAGAACTTCAAAGTTTAGGTTTGGACGTCAAAATTCTCTCTGGTGACGATAAAGAAATCGAAATGAGAGATTTAGAAGATGAAGAAGAGTTACAACAAGCAGATACATTAAATATTGCTTCTGAAAAGAAAGAAGAAAATGAAAAGGTTACTACAAGAGAGTAA
- the rplA gene encoding 50S ribosomal protein L1, producing MAKKGKKFLEASKLVDRTKAYSLEEAVELVKKTTFTKFDATVEVAFRLGVDPKKADQQIRGAVVLPNGTGKTQKVLVFAKGEKAKEAEAAGADYVGDADYINKINQGWFEFDVIVATPDMMGEVGKLGRVLGPKGLMPNPKTGTVTFDVTKAIQEIKAGKVEYRVDKAGNIHVPIGKVSFDNQKIVENFTTIFDTMVKAKPASAKGTFMKNVAITSTMGPGIKIDPSTVQ from the coding sequence ATGGCGAAAAAAGGTAAAAAATTTCTAGAAGCTTCTAAGCTTGTAGATCGTACAAAAGCTTATTCTTTAGAAGAAGCAGTTGAATTAGTGAAGAAAACTACTTTTACTAAATTTGATGCAACAGTTGAAGTTGCCTTTCGTTTAGGTGTAGACCCTAAGAAAGCTGACCAACAAATTCGTGGGGCAGTTGTTCTTCCAAATGGAACAGGTAAAACACAAAAAGTTTTAGTTTTTGCTAAAGGTGAAAAAGCGAAAGAAGCAGAAGCCGCTGGAGCTGATTATGTTGGAGATGCAGATTATATCAACAAAATCAACCAAGGTTGGTTTGAATTTGATGTAATCGTAGCAACACCAGACATGATGGGTGAAGTTGGTAAATTAGGACGTGTTTTAGGCCCTAAAGGATTAATGCCAAACCCTAAAACTGGCACAGTTACATTTGATGTAACAAAAGCAATCCAAGAAATCAAAGCTGGTAAAGTAGAGTACCGCGTTGATAAAGCAGGTAATATCCATGTGCCAATCGGTAAAGTTTCATTTGATAATCAGAAGATTGTTGAAAACTTTACTACTATTTTTGACACAATGGTGAAAGCAAAACCTGCATCAGCTAAAGGTACATTTATGAAGAATGTAGCAATTACATCAACAATGGGACCTGGAATTAAAATCGATCCATCTACTGTACAGTAA
- a CDS encoding NYN domain-containing protein: MNILIVDGYNIIGAWPDLRKLKQENLAAARDLLIERMADYQGYTGYKVIVVFDAHYVKGTEKKYRNYKVEVIFTRENESADERIEKMAIELTTIKNQVYVATSDYTEQWQVFGQGALRVSARELLTEIEIVEQKIKRNINKIKEEKFHTKISLNDEVAEIFEKWRRGDR; the protein is encoded by the coding sequence ATGAACATCTTGATTGTGGATGGTTATAATATCATCGGTGCCTGGCCTGATCTTCGAAAATTAAAACAGGAGAATTTAGCCGCTGCTCGTGATTTATTAATTGAAAGAATGGCAGATTACCAAGGGTATACTGGCTATAAGGTGATCGTTGTCTTTGATGCACATTATGTAAAAGGGACAGAAAAGAAATACCGGAATTACAAAGTGGAAGTCATTTTTACGAGAGAAAATGAATCAGCAGATGAAAGAATTGAGAAAATGGCAATCGAATTAACGACGATTAAAAATCAAGTGTATGTAGCAACATCCGATTATACAGAACAATGGCAAGTTTTTGGACAAGGTGCATTAAGAGTTTCTGCGAGGGAACTTCTAACAGAAATTGAAATAGTAGAACAAAAAATAAAACGAAACATTAATAAAATTAAAGAGGAAAAATTCCATACTAAGATCTCGCTTAATGATGAAGTTGCGGAAATATTCGAAAAATGGCGCAGGGGTGACCGTTGA
- the rplK gene encoding 50S ribosomal protein L11 has translation MAKKVIKLVKLQIPAGKANPAPPVGPALGQAGVNIMGFCKEFNARTADQAGLIIPVEITVFEDRSFTFITKTPPAAVLLKKAAGIDSGSGEPNRNKVATVKRDKVREIAETKMPDLNAASVEAAMRMVEGTARSMGIVIED, from the coding sequence GTGGCTAAAAAAGTAATTAAACTTGTTAAATTACAAATTCCTGCAGGGAAAGCAAATCCTGCTCCACCAGTAGGTCCAGCACTAGGTCAAGCTGGTGTTAATATCATGGGATTTTGTAAAGAATTTAACGCTCGCACAGCAGATCAAGCTGGTTTAATCATTCCAGTTGAAATCACGGTGTTTGAAGACCGTTCATTTACATTTATTACGAAAACCCCACCTGCAGCTGTACTTCTTAAAAAAGCAGCTGGCATTGATTCAGGTTCAGGTGAGCCAAATCGTAACAAAGTGGCGACAGTTAAACGTGACAAAGTACGTGAAATTGCCGAAACAAAAATGCCAGATTTAAATGCTGCTAGTGTTGAAGCAGCAATGCGTATGGTTGAAGGAACTGCACGCAGCATGGGAATTGTGATTGAAGATTAA
- a CDS encoding class I SAM-dependent methyltransferase, translating to MTNHYYSRMPSSESNPIYWEFKLRGHLFRFKADSGVFSKKEVDFGSRLLIESFQIPMVEGPILDVGCGYGPIGLSIAKSFSSRKVHMVDVNLRAIDLAKENARNNEIHNTIIYNSDCLSGVDTQDFSAILTNPPIRAGKKIVHQIYEQSFEKLTIGGQLWVVIQKKQGASSSKDKLEQLFGHVDTIEKKKGYQILMAEKH from the coding sequence TTGACCAATCATTATTATTCACGAATGCCTAGTTCAGAAAGTAACCCGATTTATTGGGAGTTCAAATTAAGAGGACATCTATTTCGATTTAAAGCTGATTCAGGAGTTTTTTCTAAGAAAGAAGTGGATTTTGGTTCTAGATTACTTATAGAATCTTTTCAAATTCCTATGGTGGAAGGACCAATCTTAGATGTTGGTTGTGGCTACGGCCCAATCGGCTTATCTATCGCTAAATCTTTCTCAAGTAGAAAGGTTCATATGGTGGATGTAAACTTAAGAGCCATTGATCTTGCGAAGGAAAACGCCAGAAATAATGAGATCCATAACACAATCATTTATAACAGTGATTGTTTAAGCGGTGTAGATACTCAAGATTTCTCAGCTATATTAACGAACCCACCGATTAGAGCAGGAAAGAAAATTGTACATCAAATTTATGAACAGAGTTTTGAAAAATTAACAATTGGTGGACAGCTTTGGGTCGTTATACAGAAAAAACAGGGAGCGTCCTCTTCAAAGGATAAACTCGAACAATTATTTGGTCATGTGGATACCATCGAAAAGAAAAAAGGATACCAAATATTGATGGCAGAAAAACATTGA